GGCTTGCGCCAAAGTGAAGCGGGCGAAACCATTTCCCAGGAAGAAGTAGCGCGCCGAGTACGGTCATGGCGCAAGTAAGGTGGACAAATGAGGCGATGGATGACTTGCAAGCCATCCAGCAATACGCCGAAGCTTATTCGGCAGCTTATGCTGACCGGCTTACTACGTAACTCATCAAGGCTACCCATATGTTGGAAAGTTTTCCCGAAGCAGGACGCATAGTACCGGAAATAGGTCGCCCAACGATTAGGGAAGTCTTGAAAAATGATTATCGTATTGTTTACCGCATCATTTCATCCGAACGCATTGACATCCTGCGTATTCACTCCAGCGCACGCCCCTGGAGATTTTGCGGTAACCCTACCCCCTAAAAACGCGCGTACCGCCGCTTGCGCCGCCAGGCGCGCACCGCGCCAAAGGCGGCCAGCACCACCAGCGGCGCGCCCAGGTTCAGCAGCTGCCACGGTCGGCGGTGGTCGGCGAGCTGCACCTTATCCAGAGGCCGGAGCGTGATTTGCTTGCCGCGCACGGCGATGAGGCCGGTTTCGTCGAGCAGGTAGTCGGTGGCGTTGAGAATCAGCTCGCGGTTGGCAAACTCGGTGCTGGAAAGGCGGTCGTAGCCCAGGCGCATCGGCCGGCCCGACTTAGGGTCCACGTCGTTGCGCAGAAAATCACCATCCGAAATCACGACCAGCTTGCTGGGCTGGGCATTGGGGTTCTGGTCGGGCTGGTACTGCGTGGTACCCGGCACGGCGCGGTTGGCGAAGAGCGAGCGAAACTTACCTTCGAGTAGGTAGCCCACCGGCTGGTAGCCGCTTTTATAGAGTTTGGGGTTGGGTTCCAGGCGCGCATCATTGAAGTTGATGGGTACCGGCGCGGGTAGCACGCGGGTGTAGCGCGAGGTCGTCATGAGCCAGGTTTTGCGAATGCCGGCCGCCTTCACCGTGTCGATATTGCCCGCGAACTTCAGATACACCGCGTCGAGGTTGCGAGTTATTGGGTTGGTGCTGAAGCGGTTGATGAGGGGGTAGAGCTGCCAGGGCAGCGGCTCGATTTTGGGCTTGTTACCGGTCATGCCCGTCACCAGCGGAATCTGGCCGCTATTTAAATCCAGTAATAAATTGGGGTTCAGCCGCACGCCGTAGCGGAAGAAGAGGTCGTCCAGGTTCAGGTCGTAGGGCGTGGCCAGGGCCGCGCCGTTGCGACTCACGCTGTCGAGGTCCACGCGCAGGGCATCCACGAAAAACAGCGCCCGTCCGCCGTGGGTAATGAATTGGTCGAGCCGGAATTTTTCCAGCTCCGAATAGGGCCCGGTGGGCTTGGCGATGACTACGGCGTCGAGGTTGCCGCGCAGGTCTTTCACCTGGGTCAGGTTCACCCGAAATACATCGTAGTTCTGGCTCCAGGCGGTGAGGATATCAGCCATTTCCACGTTTGTCAGCTCGCCGTGGCCCGCGATGATGCCTAGCCGCCGCTTGGCTCCACCGGGCGGCGCTACCTGCCGGATGGTGCTGGCCAGCTCATATTCCAGGCCCTCCACGCTTTGGTTAAGGCGCTCCTCGGGAGCGGCTACCTGGCTGCCGCGCAGCAGCAGCACGTTGCGCGTTTGGCCGCCGGCCTGCACCACGGCCCAGGGAAAAATGATTTTCTCGACCCGCTTGCCGTTTTCGTTCGCGCCCAGGTTGGTCGGCTTCAGGCCCTTTTTGAAGAGCGTTTCGTAAAACTTGTTGCGGCCCGCTTCGGTGCCGGCCGCGCTCGGGTCAATGAAAATAAAATTCAGGTTGCCGCCCGCGTACACCTGCATCTCGGTCAGAGTTTCGCGCACGCCCTGCTCCAGGCGGCGGAACGTGGGTGGGAAGTCGCCGGCCAGGTACACCGTGACGGTCACGGGCTCTTTCAAGTTGCTGAGCAGCTGCTTGGTAGCCGGCGACATTGTGTAGCGCTTTTCCTCCGTTAAGTCAACGCGAAAGAAGAAGCGCTGGGCCACAAAATTGAGCACTAGCAGCACGCCCACGATGGCCGCGAAGCGCAGCAAATCGCGTTTTTTAGCTGCTGGCTGCTGGCTGATTATTAATTGCTCTTCGTTGTTAATCACTGACTTATCTAATATTTTTACCAAAAAAGCTATTCTCCTTGTGCAGTAGGGTGCAGGGCTCGCCCCCGCCCGCCGTTGAACGATGCACGCCGGTTCCGTTCGACGACAGGCGGGGGCAAGCCCCGCACCCTACTGCGTGATGGACATAATAGCTAAGAACTACGCCCAATTGCGGCTGCGCAGCGCCAGCCGCGTACCCAGCAGGGCCACGGCCACCACGGTGAGAAAATATAGTACGTCGCGCGAGTCAATGAGACCCTTGCTAAGGTCACGGTAGTGAGCCGCGATGCCGAGCTGGCTCACGTAGTAGGCCGGCGCGCCATCAAGGACGGAAGCCAACGAATCGAAGCCGGTGTACACCAGAAAGCACGCCACCACGGCCAGCACGAAGGCAATAATCTGGTCGCGGGTGAGGGCCGAGGCCAGCACGCCCAGCGCCGTAAACACGGCCGCCAGTAGCGCCAGCCCCAAATACGAGCCCACCGTAGCCGCCGAGTCGATGTTACCGGGCGGTGAGCCCAGCCGATACACCGAGAAGTAGTAGAGCAGCGTAGGCACCAGCGCCAGCAGCGCCAGCAACAAGCAGGCCAGGTACTTGCCCCCCACAATTTGCCCATCGGTGAGTGGGCGCGTGAGCAGCAATTCCATCGTGCCGGCCTTTTTTTCCTCCGCAAAGCTGCGCATGGTAATGGCCGGAATCAGCAGCAGAAACAGCCACGGCGCGAGGTTGAATAGCGACTGCAAGTCGGCGTAGCCGTAGTCGAGCACGCTGCTATCGGGAAAAACCCACACGAACAGCCCGGTCGCCACCAGAAACACGCCGATGACGACGTAAGCCACGGGCGAGTTAAGGAAGGCGTTGAATTCTTTTTGAAGGATGGTGAGCATTTACTGCTTTACAATTTTAAACTGTCACTCTTTGAGTAAATAATTCGGCAAGCTCCTGATGGCTTTTTCGAATCAATTCTCACATTTATTGAGTCTCCTATCGCATAACTTAGTCGACTTCGACATTCGTTAGAAACAATTTTATTTTTGTGCAAGAATCTAATATCAAAAGTGTATGTTCCTTTTACATATTGACTATTATAAACTATTGCTTTAACTGGAATACCGTTTTTGCGCAAATTTTCTGCGTCTATAAAATTTTGGCGGATAATAAAAAATGAGGCTACACCAAAAATCAAAATAATCATTATCATATCCGACCTTTCACTACCAAGCACAAGTAGGTTTCTTCTCTTAAGAAAAATTGGTTTCATATTCAGAAGTATGCTCACCTCGTCAATTCCCCAAACACCGCTTCCAGGCTCTGCTGCTCCTGCCGCAGGCCCAGCAGCAGCCAGCCCTGCTCCACAGCCAGGCGCGACACAGCGGCGCGCACGTCGATGCCCGGCGCGGTGCGGATGAGTACCACGTCCGGCCCGGCCGCCTCTACCCCCCGCACGCCGGGTAGGGCGGCCAGCGGGGCGGTGGCCACGGGGCCTTCAAACTCAGCGCGGAGCACAGCTTCGCCGGCGGCGCGGGCGGCCAGCTCGGCCACGGGCGCGTCGGCCACCAGCTTGCCGCGACTGATGATGACCACGCGGGAGCACAGCGCCGTGACTTCAGGCAGAATGTGGGTGCTGAAAATGACCGTTTTATCCGCACTTAGCTCGCGGATGAGTTGGCGGATTTCGCCAATCTGGTTGGGGTCGAGGCCAGTGGTGGGCTCGTCCAGAATCAATACTTCGGGGTCGTGGACCAGGGCTTCGGCCAGGCCCACACGCTGGCGGTAACCCTTGCTGAGCGCGCCGAGCTGCTTATTTTGCTCGCGGGTGAGGCCGACTTTCTGCACTAAGTGGGCCACGCGCTGGCGCAATTCCCTACCCCGCAGCCCGTGCACCGCGCCGATGAATTCGAGGTATTCATGCACGTACATGTCAAGGTAGAGCGGGTTATGCTCGGGCAGGTAGCCCACGCGGCGGCGCACTTCCAGCGGGGCCTGCCGCACGTCGAAGCCGCCGATGCGCACCGTGCCGGCCGTGGGCGGCAGGTAGCCGAGCGCGATTTTCATGGTCGTGCTCTTGCCTGCGCCATTGGGACCCAGGAAGCCCACGATTTCGCCCTTCGCCGCCTGGAAGCTGATGTCGTCCACGGCGTTTTGCGCACCGTAGGTTTTGATTAAGTTTTCTACTTCAACCATGCAGGGTAGGCAGCCGGCAAGCTCCGGCTCCGGCGGTAAAGTTCGCGCTAGTTAGTGGTATTCTCTCAAACGCCTTTCTTTGGGAGGTTGAAGCGGACCTGGGTTGGAAGGGTAGGCCCGCTGCCTTCCTGCCGCAAGTGGCTATGCTGCAACATTCTCATCTCCTACTTTTATTCGCAAACGCTCTCCTCTTTCCATATGCAGCCCGCTCCCGATACCTTCGAGCACAAGTTTTACCCGCCATCAACTTCCTGGTTCGGCAAACACATGGCACCCTGGCTCGTTTTTTTCTTTTTTAGTGGCTTTTTGGTAACCATTTGGTGGCCGGGCGTGCACGCAGTTGGCGCGCATCTTGGCTTTGCATTGGCCGAAGCAGCTTTTGTGTGGATACTGATAAAGGTCCTCGGCGACCATTCTATTACGTGCCTGACCATCGGGCCGGGGCAGGTAACCAAGGAGATAGGTGGGAAATCGTATACGCTGCTCTACAGCGAAATAAAAGGCTTCTCGGAGCATTTTACCAAGAATAGCAGCTATATCCTCCTAGAAGCACTTCCCGATATGGGTGGTGATATCCTGATAGAAAAAACGTATGAAAATTATAGACAAGTAAGAGCGTTGCTGGCCGCGCATGTACCGGACCTCGACGCATCCGAACGCACGCGCCGCCTACAGGCACGCGCCCAGGCCACCGACAAGCTATTACAAGACAGCAGATTGGGTGCCACCACCAGCATCCGCAGTGCCTCCCTGCGCCAAAGCGAAAATTCTACTATCTGGCTAAACGTAGTGGCTATTTTAATAGCAACGTGGACTCTGTTTTACCCACATCCGCTGGAGTTAGTGGCGGTAGTAGCTTTGGCCGTGCCGCTGGTGGCGGTAGCAGCTTTATGGGGGAACCAGGGTCTCATGCAGTTTATCCCTAATGCCGACGACCCGCACGCCAATATGCTAACGGCCATTGCGGCCCCTACCCTGGTACTGGTGCTGAAACTGGCAATCAATTTCCCTTTTCTTTCCTGGCAGCCACTGTGGCCTGTCGCAGTGGGCGTTAGCCTGGTATTTGGGGCGCTGCTGCTGCTGGGTAGCCGGCGCGGCCTGGCCCAGTCGACCCGGCTACTGGTGGTGGTGCCCGTGGCCCTAGTGCTGGCGGCGGCCTACGGGCTGGCGGCGGCCACGACCTACAACGTGGCTTGGCGTGAGCAGTACACGGCGCGCTACCTCACGCACGTCAACGATAAATACATAGCCCAGGGTAAAGGCTATCGTTATCATTTGCATGTCACACCCTGGGGGCCAGTAAACGACCCCCCAGCCTTAGCAGTTAGCTCAGATTATTATAATCAGAAGCAACGCGGCGACACCCTCTATATGCGCCTGCATCGCGGCCGGCTGGAAGCCAATTGGGCTACGTTGGCTGATTAAAACTCAGCTGATTGATAAGCGATATTATTTTTTAACGTTCGCCGGGCGCAATTGAATTTCCGAAATCATGGTGGCTTCCGGCGCTTCGAGGGCGTGGATAATAGCGGCGGCGATGGTTTCGGGCTGCATCTTGTGTGGGTCGGGCTTTTGGCCGGGCTCCATGCCGCCGAAGTTGGTTTCGACCGAGCCGGGCATCACGCACGTGACGCGGATGCCGTCGGGCCGCACTTCCTTGAAGAGGGCGTCGGAGAAGCCGCGTACGGCGTACTTGGTAGCGCAGTAGCCAGCCAGGTTGGCGGTGCCAGCCGTGCCGGCCAGCGAGGCGACGTTGATGAGGTGGCCTTCGTGCTGCTTTTTCATGGCGGGCAGCACGGCGCGGGTGCAATAGAACAGGCCGTTGACGTTGGTATCGAACAGGACGTGCCAGTCTTCGGACTTGAACCCGTCCACGGGCCCGAATTTCCCTACCCCCGCGTTATTGACCAGCACGTGAATTTCGGGCCCCAGCTCGCGCAACGTGTTGGTCAGGGCTTCGGCCACGGCGTGCTCGTCGCGCACGTCGCATTCGAAAAACTGGAAACGGTCGTGGTTCAGGCCCTCAGGGGCGGTGCGGCCCCAGCCGGCCACGGCGGCCCCGCGGGCCAGCAAAGCCTCGGCCGTAGCGCGCCCAATGCCGCTACTCACGCCCGTAACGATGGCAACTTTCCCACTCAGGTTCATACTTTCAGGTAAAATTTGACGGATGCGACTACGAATACCGCTACAAAGTAACGCGCTGGCCGGGCTGCGCCGGGCGGCAGCCCTGCTGGCCGGCGGCCTGGCGCTGGCCGCCTGCGGAGCCAGCCACGATGCGGACTGCCTCAAAAGCAACGGCCCCGTGACCACGGAGCGCCGCGCCATCACGCGCGGCCTCACCGATGTGGTGCTCTACGACAACGTGGACGTGACCATTGTGCCCGACACGGCCACTTACGCCGAGGTGCGGGCCGGCGAAAACGTACGCAACGACATCACCTTCGAGTACCAGGGGCCGAAGCGCCTGCTCATTCGCAACACCAGCCGCTGCAACTGGGTGCGCAGCTACGACACCCCGCGCGAGGTACGCCTGCACCTGCCTTACCTCAAAGACGTGGAGCAGCGTGGCTACGGCCTGGTTACGACCGACGGACAGTTTCGGCAGGATACCCTGTTCGTGCACTCGTCGGGTACTGGCGATATCAACCTGAATGTCAACTGCGTGTACTTATTCATTGACATTTACGACGCGGGCGACATGACCCTGCGGGGCACGGCCCAGGAATTTCACCCCAACCTGGGCAGCAATGGCTTTCTCTTCGCCAGCGCACTCACTACGCGCTACTGCTACTTCCACACCTTCCCCACCTGGATTGGCGATGCCCACGTGCGGGTGAGCCAGAATATCGGGGGCGTGCTCGACGGCACGGGCACATTTTATTATACCGGTAATCCGGGGCTCATCGTCGCGCAGGGAAAAAATCCGGGGCATCTGGTGCGGGAATAGGGACGCGACTCTTCACGGCTCCCACGTGAGAACGACCCCTAACGCCGAGACACGCAAAGGGTCGCGTCTCTAACTGTAAGCCGAGAGACGCGAAGGGTCGCGTCTCTACTTAAATATCACCTAGCTGGGGGCGAATAAGCAGCTCCTCGACTACGGCGTGGGGCGAGAGCTGATAGGCGCTGAGAACGGCCTGGGCCACGTCGGCAGGGTCGATGAAGCGCTCCGGGGGCAACCCTACCCCCTCCCAGCTGCGGGTGAGGGTGGCACCGGGCAGCACGGCCGTCACGCGCAGGCCCTGGGCTTTTACTTCCTCGCGCAGGTTTTTGGTGAAGGCCAGCAGTGCGGCTTTGGCCACGCCGTAGGAGCCGCCGTTGGGGTAGGGCGTAATGCTAGCCGTGGAGCAGATGGTGAACACGTGGCCCCTACCCTGCCGCAGCAGCGTGGGCAGCAGCGCCTGGGTCAGGTCGTAGGCACTGAGCAGGTTCACGGCCAGCATGTGGCGCAGCTGCGAGCCGTCGGTGGGCTCGTTTTGGAAGCGGCCGGGCACGTAGGCCCCGGCGTTGTGGATGAGCGCGCCCAGCGGCGGGCCCAGTGCCCGCACGAACGCGCCAAAACGCTGGCAATCGGCGGGCTGGCTAAGGTCGGCGGGCAGGGTGTGCAGGGGCCGGCCGGGGCAATCGGCGGCCAGGGCGGCCAAATCTTCGGGCCGGCGGGCGCAGGTAGCAACGCGGTAGCCAGCGGCTAAAAAACTCAGTACTAGGGCCCGCCCGATGCCCTGGCTACCCCCCGTTATCACGATTAACTCAACTAGTACGGCCACTCTTTTTTGATTTTATACGTATGACGCGCAAAGATGCTCGGCCGCGGCCAGCCCACCCAAGTTCTGGTCTTCTCACCCTTCTGCTTTATGCTCAAAATTCTCGGCTCTTTCGTTCTGTTTCTCTACAATATGGTGGCGAGGGCCGAGCGGATGAAAGTGCTCTGGAAGCGCTTTTTTGAAGAAGCTACGCTCATCGGGGTCAATTCTATCTTCATTGTGGGCATCGTATCGGCCTTCATCGGGGCCGTAACCTGCATCCAGATTGCCTACAACCTCACCAACCCGCTCATCCCGAAGTCCACTATCGGCTACATGGTGCGCGAGATGACGATTTTGGAGCTGGCTCCTACTATTACCAGCATCGTGCTGGCGGGTAAGGTAGGCTCGTCTATTGCGGGCGGCCTGGGCACGATGCGCATTACGGAACAGATTTCGGCCCTGGAAGTAATGGGCATCAACTCCACGTCGTATCTGGTGCTGCCACGCATTCTGGCGGCCATGTTCATGTTTCCGCTGCTCGTAATTCTGGCAATGGCGCTCAGCATTCTGGGCGGCTACCTGGCCGGCACGCTCTCGGGCGTAATGGCCCCGCAGGATTATATTGAGGGCATTCGCACCGATTTTATTCCCTATAACATCGTGTTCGCGCTTATCAAGGCGGTGGTTTTTGCCTTCCTAGTGTCGGGCATTTCGGCCTATAAAGGCTTCTACACCGAGGGCGGCGCACTGGAAGTAGGCGCGGCCAGCACGGCAGCCGTTACCAACTCTATCATCGCCATCCTGCTCGCCGACTACATCCTGGCGGCCATCCTTTTATAGCCAATGGGTGAAAGGAAGAGTGGGTAAATGGGCGGAGCGTCCTAAGTACGCCTTAAACCATTCGGCCATTTACTACTTTAGCCATTTACTACTTGTGAAATTATGATTGAGATATCTAACATCGAGAAGTCATTTGATGGCAACCAGGTGCTGAAAGGCATTAGCTGCACGCTCGAAACGGGCAAGTGCAATTTGCTGCTCGGCGGCTCGGGCACGGGCAAAAGCGTGCTGCTCTCGTGCGTGGTGGGCCTAATGAAGCCCGATATCGGCTCCATTACTTTCGACGGTACGGTATTTACCAATAATAAAGTGGACATCCGGCAGGAAATCCGGCGCAAAATCGGGATGCTGTTTCAGGGCTCGGCCCTGTTTGACTCGATGACGGTGGCCAAAAATGTGGAGTTTCCGCTGCAAATGCTGACGCCCGATATGAGCGCCGAGGAGCGCGCCGACCGCGTGGAGTTTTGCCTGAAGCGCGTGGGCCTGGAAAACGCGGGCAACAAGATGCCCTCCGAGATTTCGGGCGGCATGAAGAAGCGCGTGGGCATTGCCCGTGCCATTGCGCCTAATTGCACCTACCTCTTCTGCGACGAACCCAACTCGGGCCTCGACCCGGCCACGAGCATTAAGATTGACGAATTGATTTCGGAAATTACCCACGAGTACAATATCACTACCGCCATTATCACCCACGACATGAACTCGGTGGTGGGCATCGGCGACCACATCATCTTTCTGCACCAGGGCAAAAAGCTGTGGGACGGCAATAAGGATGAGATTTTGAACGCCGAAGTACCGGAGCTGCGCGAGTTTATTTTCAGCTCGTCGCTGGTGCGCGCCGCCAAGCGCATCGAGCAGGAAGACGGCCCCCGCGGCCTGGAGCATCTGGCCGCCGAGCCGCTCTCCGACCTGTAGCCGCCCTACCCCCCGCTTTTCAGTTGAACCCCGCTCAGGACTTGAGCGGGGTTCTTTTTTGGCCACCAAATAGCAGCTGCACGTAGAATTTGGGCTGTTTGAGGCGCGCCCGCAGGTCGAGGTCCAGAAACATCTGCGATAGCGTTTCGGCCAGCGTAGGGTTGTGGGCGGCGCGGTTGGCCACGAAGTTGAAGATGCTGGGCCAGCGAATGAGGCGCTGCATAAAGGTGCTCAGGCGCAGCTCCTGGCCCAGGCGGCGGTACACGGCCGCGTCGTAGCCACGCAGGAAGTTGGCCGAAAAATCGGGGGCCGCCAGCGCCCGGCCGGCCCAGTCGGCGGCGTGGCGCCCGCTCACCATCGCGTGGCTGATGCCTTCGCCGGTGAAGGGGTCGATGAGCGAGGCCGCGTCGCCGAGCAGCAGGTAATTATCACCGGAAATAACCCGGCGCTTGGAGCCCAGCGGCAGGCCCCAGCCGCGCAGCGGCCCTACCCCCTCGGCCTGGGCAAAGCGCTCGCGGAAGGCCGGGTGCGTGGCCAATAGATGCTGGAATTTCTCGCGTAGGTTGACGTGGTGCTTGGCCACATCCTTGCTCAGCATGCCTACCCCCACGTTGGCCTCGCCATTGGGCAGCGGAAAAACCCAGAGGTAGCCGGGCAGCAGCTCGGGCAGAAAATGCAGCTCCACGTAGTTGTCGGGGCTGAGGCCGGCCACACCGCGGTAGTAGGCGCGCAGCCCGGCGCAGTAGTGGGCGGGCTCCAGGGCATGGCCCGCCACCTGCCGCACAAAGGCGGAC
The genomic region above belongs to Hymenobacter psoromatis and contains:
- a CDS encoding type II toxin-antitoxin system RelE/ParE family toxin, translating into MKATHMLESFPEAGRIVPEIGRPTIREVLKNDYRIVYRIISSERIDILRIHSSARPWRFCGNPTP
- the gldG gene encoding gliding motility-associated ABC transporter substrate-binding protein GldG, whose protein sequence is MVKILDKSVINNEEQLIISQQPAAKKRDLLRFAAIVGVLLVLNFVAQRFFFRVDLTEEKRYTMSPATKQLLSNLKEPVTVTVYLAGDFPPTFRRLEQGVRETLTEMQVYAGGNLNFIFIDPSAAGTEAGRNKFYETLFKKGLKPTNLGANENGKRVEKIIFPWAVVQAGGQTRNVLLLRGSQVAAPEERLNQSVEGLEYELASTIRQVAPPGGAKRRLGIIAGHGELTNVEMADILTAWSQNYDVFRVNLTQVKDLRGNLDAVVIAKPTGPYSELEKFRLDQFITHGGRALFFVDALRVDLDSVSRNGAALATPYDLNLDDLFFRYGVRLNPNLLLDLNSGQIPLVTGMTGNKPKIEPLPWQLYPLINRFSTNPITRNLDAVYLKFAGNIDTVKAAGIRKTWLMTTSRYTRVLPAPVPINFNDARLEPNPKLYKSGYQPVGYLLEGKFRSLFANRAVPGTTQYQPDQNPNAQPSKLVVISDGDFLRNDVDPKSGRPMRLGYDRLSSTEFANRELILNATDYLLDETGLIAVRGKQITLRPLDKVQLADHRRPWQLLNLGAPLVVLAAFGAVRAWRRKRRYARF
- the gldF gene encoding gliding motility-associated ABC transporter permease subunit GldF; amino-acid sequence: MLTILQKEFNAFLNSPVAYVVIGVFLVATGLFVWVFPDSSVLDYGYADLQSLFNLAPWLFLLLIPAITMRSFAEEKKAGTMELLLTRPLTDGQIVGGKYLACLLLALLALVPTLLYYFSVYRLGSPPGNIDSAATVGSYLGLALLAAVFTALGVLASALTRDQIIAFVLAVVACFLVYTGFDSLASVLDGAPAYYVSQLGIAAHYRDLSKGLIDSRDVLYFLTVVAVALLGTRLALRSRNWA
- the gldA gene encoding gliding motility-associated ABC transporter ATP-binding subunit GldA translates to MVEVENLIKTYGAQNAVDDISFQAAKGEIVGFLGPNGAGKSTTMKIALGYLPPTAGTVRIGGFDVRQAPLEVRRRVGYLPEHNPLYLDMYVHEYLEFIGAVHGLRGRELRQRVAHLVQKVGLTREQNKQLGALSKGYRQRVGLAEALVHDPEVLILDEPTTGLDPNQIGEIRQLIRELSADKTVIFSTHILPEVTALCSRVVIISRGKLVADAPVAELAARAAGEAVLRAEFEGPVATAPLAALPGVRGVEAAGPDVVLIRTAPGIDVRAAVSRLAVEQGWLLLGLRQEQQSLEAVFGELTR
- a CDS encoding SDR family oxidoreductase, yielding MNLSGKVAIVTGVSSGIGRATAEALLARGAAVAGWGRTAPEGLNHDRFQFFECDVRDEHAVAEALTNTLRELGPEIHVLVNNAGVGKFGPVDGFKSEDWHVLFDTNVNGLFYCTRAVLPAMKKQHEGHLINVASLAGTAGTANLAGYCATKYAVRGFSDALFKEVRPDGIRVTCVMPGSVETNFGGMEPGQKPDPHKMQPETIAAAIIHALEAPEATMISEIQLRPANVKK
- a CDS encoding GIN domain-containing protein, which gives rise to MRLRIPLQSNALAGLRRAAALLAGGLALAACGASHDADCLKSNGPVTTERRAITRGLTDVVLYDNVDVTIVPDTATYAEVRAGENVRNDITFEYQGPKRLLIRNTSRCNWVRSYDTPREVRLHLPYLKDVEQRGYGLVTTDGQFRQDTLFVHSSGTGDINLNVNCVYLFIDIYDAGDMTLRGTAQEFHPNLGSNGFLFASALTTRYCYFHTFPTWIGDAHVRVSQNIGGVLDGTGTFYYTGNPGLIVAQGKNPGHLVRE
- a CDS encoding SDR family oxidoreductase; translated protein: MAVLVELIVITGGSQGIGRALVLSFLAAGYRVATCARRPEDLAALAADCPGRPLHTLPADLSQPADCQRFGAFVRALGPPLGALIHNAGAYVPGRFQNEPTDGSQLRHMLAVNLLSAYDLTQALLPTLLRQGRGHVFTICSTASITPYPNGGSYGVAKAALLAFTKNLREEVKAQGLRVTAVLPGATLTRSWEGVGLPPERFIDPADVAQAVLSAYQLSPHAVVEELLIRPQLGDI
- a CDS encoding MlaE family ABC transporter permease; translated protein: MLKILGSFVLFLYNMVARAERMKVLWKRFFEEATLIGVNSIFIVGIVSAFIGAVTCIQIAYNLTNPLIPKSTIGYMVREMTILELAPTITSIVLAGKVGSSIAGGLGTMRITEQISALEVMGINSTSYLVLPRILAAMFMFPLLVILAMALSILGGYLAGTLSGVMAPQDYIEGIRTDFIPYNIVFALIKAVVFAFLVSGISAYKGFYTEGGALEVGAASTAAVTNSIIAILLADYILAAILL
- a CDS encoding ABC transporter ATP-binding protein, translating into MIEISNIEKSFDGNQVLKGISCTLETGKCNLLLGGSGTGKSVLLSCVVGLMKPDIGSITFDGTVFTNNKVDIRQEIRRKIGMLFQGSALFDSMTVAKNVEFPLQMLTPDMSAEERADRVEFCLKRVGLENAGNKMPSEISGGMKKRVGIARAIAPNCTYLFCDEPNSGLDPATSIKIDELISEITHEYNITTAIITHDMNSVVGIGDHIIFLHQGKKLWDGNKDEILNAEVPELREFIFSSSLVRAAKRIEQEDGPRGLEHLAAEPLSDL
- a CDS encoding NAD(P)/FAD-dependent oxidoreductase, which produces MLDICILGAGPGGALAALHLARAGQACLLLDKATFPRDKICGDALSGKVLAELRHLGGPLLGRLAAAALPNASNGIDFYAPNGRQLHIPFKPQRDPASPPDGYVVKRIDFDNLLIEEVRQQPLIDFRENCEVARTERTATGWLLFNKGGRELAQCKLLLVASGAQSAFVRQVAGHALEPAHYCAGLRAYYRGVAGLSPDNYVELHFLPELLPGYLWVFPLPNGEANVGVGMLSKDVAKHHVNLREKFQHLLATHPAFRERFAQAEGVGPLRGWGLPLGSKRRVISGDNYLLLGDAASLIDPFTGEGISHAMVSGRHAADWAGRALAAPDFSANFLRGYDAAVYRRLGQELRLSTFMQRLIRWPSIFNFVANRAAHNPTLAETLSQMFLDLDLRARLKQPKFYVQLLFGGQKRTPLKS